Proteins from a single region of Fundulus heteroclitus isolate FHET01 chromosome 12, MU-UCD_Fhet_4.1, whole genome shotgun sequence:
- the drc1 gene encoding dynein regulatory complex protein 1 isoform X1 — protein MEEKEERKTRERERESQQRRKQLQRDQTTFVTNTLIATDAKAVQQRRQQAKVQSNRAELLEKDITSSLERSDEILRRWSDISQGGIPEDLQKALNEQEQLYAAIIQDKKKIISDLQQKLKFQGDNYMKTLRSNAEEINVMTARMEDQKELVTKAYREELDQTKRLYQKEISILLTKDMEERDRDLEKLWKEELKRLKKRKEKLEEYKKDIHQICQEQSHTLNLTDLEHCSKRLTRERNQEKEKIRNLQLKPKIEWYKKREEVLLASLRNIESRLLREEKEMKKLKRICADRQKDVPKWSKVLSADYKRCIQKYERKKELVRHFAVADARRFQEVWLMIEAEVKQLAERALATDSAISHQIFGLSWKQPDLSLLELPSPIRPWKPAPEETQPVLQRRKSSQGTTDGSAESDIKSSDMTGKTEGAAVSVGCGPEWEEEKRSKEMQKEMMELLCSETDFLMEAKLLKLLAPLVDEEQAGVKLGSLLYTLGIDEEDLPQLTDFLLKYKQQQSEQTEETPKPSVTSSASELIHPNLVLPALKSFLQQRNSKRVSAQHLSTLWLAHARNDSKDAAYWESLGNIIPEEKVQMWDAAEKTLKQYHAVLTEISDLTLENERLMQKNMELRVKLNNRMKNDTDST, from the exons atggaggagaaagaggaacGCAAAACAAGAGAACGAGAGAGAGAAAGTCAACag AGGAGAAAACAGCTGCAGAGAGATCAGACTACATTTGTGACAAACACCCTCATTGCAACCGATGCCAAGGCggtgcagcagaggagacagcaGGCCAAAGTTCAAAGCAATAG AGCAGAGCTGCTGGAAAAGGACATAACGTCAAGCCTGGAAAGATCTGATGAGATATTGAGAAGATGGTCGGATATCAGCCAGGGGGGGATCCCCGAGGACCTGCAGAAAGCTTTAAACGAGCAGGAGCAGCTCTATGCCGCTATCAtacaagacaagaaaaaaatcattagtgaccttcagcAG AAGCTAAAGTTCCAAGGTGATAACTATATGAAGACCTTGAGGAGCAATGCAGAGGAGATTAATGTGATGACTGCGCGGATGGAGGACCAAAAGGAACTTGTGACAAAAGCCTACCGGGAGGAGCTAGACCAAACCAAG AGACTTTATCAGAAGGAAATAAGTATCTTACTCACAAAAGACATGGAAGAAAGGGACCGGGACCTGGAGAAACTTTGGAAGGAAGAG CTCAAGAGGCTGAAGAAGAGGAAAGAGAAGTTGGAGGAATACAAGAAGGACATTCATCAGATCTGTCAGGAACAGAGTCATACCTTGAATCTCACAGATTTAGAACATTGTTCAAAACGTCTG ACCAGGGAGAGAAATCAGGAGAAGGAAAAGATCCGCAATCTGCAGCTGAAACCTAAAATCGAATGGTACAAGAAACGGGAAGAAGTTCTTTTGGCTTCATTGAGGAACATCGAGAGCAGGCtcctcag GGAggagaaagaaatgaaaaagctAAAGAGGATCTGCGCCGATCGACAGAAAGATGTTCCAAAGTGGAGTAAAGTTTTGTCTGCAGATTACAAGCGCTGCATCCAGAAGTACGAACGCAAAAAAGAGCTGGTCAG GCACTTTGCTGTTGCCGACGCCAGACGTTTCCAGGAGGTGTGGCTGATGATTGAAGCCGAGGTTAAGCAGTTAGCAGAGCGAGCCTTGGCCACAGACTCAGCGATCTCCCACCAAATCTTTGGTTTATCCTGGAAGCAGCCGGATTTGAGCCTGTTGGAGCTCCCCAGTCCCATCAGGCCCTGGAAGCCAGCCCCAGAGGAAACCCAGCCAGTGCTTCAAAGGAGGAAGAGCAGCCAGGGCACGACTGATGGTTCTGCTGAGTCAGACATCAAGAGCTCGGACATGACGGGGAAGACGGAAGGGGCGGCAGTCTCTGTCGGCTGTGGTCCTGAATGGGAGGAAGAAAAGCGGTCCAAGGAGATGCAGAAAGAAATGATGGAGCTCCTGTGTAGTGAAACG GACTTCCTGATGGAAGCCAAACTCCTGaagctgctggctcctctgGTGGACGAGGAACAGGCCGGAGTAAAGCTGGGCTCCCTCCTTTAC ACTCTGGGGATCGACGAAGAGGATCTGCCCCAGCTGACTGATTTCTTGTTGAAGTacaagcagcagcagagtgAGCAGACTGAG GAGACACCTAAGCCCAGTGTTACAAGCTCCGCCTCTGAGCTCATCCACCCTAACCTCGTACTTCCTGCTCTCAAAAGTTTCCTCCAGCAACGAAATTCCAA GAGGGTCTCAGCTCAGCATCTTTCCACACTGTGGCTGGCACACGCTCGCAACGATTCCAAGGATGCAGCGTATTGGGAGAGCCTAGGGAACATCATCCCAGAGGAGAAGGTTCAGATGTGGGATGCTGCAGAGAAAACTCTAAAGCAGTACCA CGCTGTGCTGACAGAGATCTCTGATCTTACTCTGGAGAATGAGCGTCTGATGCAGAAGAACATGGAGCTGCGCGTTAAACTCAACA atcggatgaagaatgacacagATTCAACATGA
- the c12h5orf34 gene encoding LOW QUALITY PROTEIN: uncharacterized protein C5orf34 homolog (The sequence of the model RefSeq protein was modified relative to this genomic sequence to represent the inferred CDS: deleted 1 base in 1 codon) has protein sequence MAAAERVSVMMMYEDESVEVRYTHGAQLQLSPCGCEFTLLKATEQHGHPLQPAERVRQRTRFAVSSYKELLVSALAFRNKYASRPYLPEELITADNKKPFFSIDSTVKWPERSSYEPEFGPGGEITVRSEDGRATLLLSPSGEDFSVEFTCNLSQPQHHAVWGPNKGPDSQQQVNGLTCGNADPNEQMHQRKQSAKTSSAHLTGATKQVCHQPEQMYRTTTVIQHRSCFAVEPTWAYALSLARHRWTACRQATEAERTSSSGQADDGVKTSDEHHKDRESQLPQALPLTCPSPHWHRWKIKDSLVGEEASDLPPELVKILWCQGVTYRVLNGAVPVVEVSPGDGSLIRSNGVLNSYFTHHKPKLQSEQVREITYHLSSLPPDVPGQLYPVGSIISRANRILVCYNQAKRLLKFPAMPTCLQQVKHFSKPTLPEQNLSDVAFGERPVNMPQTAGSLPDVVGAELEKIKRFSFLLENNHLLRRETEPRTQWKHLQRSLQDEPVTEDYVAEALKRTSEAIKEIDALISAATLD, from the exons ATGGCCGCGGCGGAGCGTGTCAGCGTGATGATGATGTATGAGGACGAGTCTGTGGAGGTTCGTTACACACACGGAGCTCAGTTACAGCTGTCCCCGTGTGGCTGTGAGTTCACGCTGCTCAAAGCCACGGAGCAGCACGGACACCCTCTGCAGCCCGCGGAGCGAGTCCGACAGAGAACCAGGTTCGCCGTCAGTTCTTATAAG gagctgctggtcagcGCTCTGGCGTTCAGGAACAAGTATGCCAGTCGACCTTATCTTCCAGAGGAGCTCATCACTGCTGACAACAAGAAG CCTTTCTTTAGTATTGACTCGACGGTCAAATGGCCTGAGCGGTCCTCTTATGAGCCAGAGTTCGGGCCTGGAGGGGAGATCACGGTCAGGTCAGAGGACGGCCGAGCCACGTTGCTGCTGTCGCCCTCCGGCGAGGACTTCTCTGTCGAGTTCACGTGCAACCTCAGTCAACCTCAGCACCACGCTGTGTGGGGTCCAAACAAAGGTCCTGACAGTCAGCAGCAGGTAAACGGTCTGACCTGTGGCAACGCGGATCCGAATGAACAGATGCATCAGAGGAAGCAGTCCGCTAAAACGAGCTCTGCACATCTCACCGGCGCTACTAAACAA GTTTGCCATCAGCCTGAACAGATGTACCGGACCACCACAGTTATACAGCATCGCTCTTGCTTTGCCGTTGAGCCCACATGGGCCTACGCTCTCTCCTTGGCTCGGCATCGCTGGACGGCTTGCCGCCAAGCTACTGAAGCTGAAAGAACAAGTAGTTCTGGACAAGCTGATGATGGAGTGAAAACATCTGACGAGCATCATAAGGACAGAGAGTCCCAGCTCCCCCAGGCTCTTCCTCTTACGTGCCCATCACCTCACTGGCATAG GTGGAAGATTAAAGACTCTTTGGTCGGCGAAGAAGCATCGGATCTTCCGCCGGAGCTTGTAAAAATATTATGGTGTCAAGGAGTCACGTACAG GGTACTGAATGGAGCAGTCCCAGTGGTCGAAGTTTCCCCAGGGGATGGCTCATTGATCCGCTCCAATGGTGTCCTAAACTCCTATTTTACTCATCACAAACCTAAGCTCCAATCAGAGCAG gTAAGAGAAATAACGTATCATTTAAGCAGTCTTCCCCCTGATGTGCCTGGACAGCTGTATCCCGTAGGCTCCATTATTAGCCGTGCTAACAG AATTCTTGTTTGCTATAACCAGGCTAAGCGTTTGCTGAAGTTTCCTGCCATGCCCACCTGCCTGCAACAG GtcaaacacttttctaaaccaACACTGCCTGAGCAAAATCTGTCCGATGTGGCATTTGGTGAAAGACCTGTAAATATGCCACAGACAGCAGGAAGTCt CCCAGATGTTGTTGGCGCAGAACTGGAGAAGATAAAGCGTTTCAGCT TTCTGCTGGAGAACAACCACCTGCTGAGGAGGGAAACTGAGCCACGA ACTCAGTGGAAACATCTCCAAAGATCCCTCCAGGATGAACCAGTAACTGAGGACTACGTTGCTGAAGCTCTTAAAAGGACCTCTGAAGCCATTAAGGAAATTGATGCTCTCATATCAGCCGCCACGCTGGACTga
- the drc1 gene encoding dynein regulatory complex protein 1 isoform X2: MPRRCSRGDSRPKFKAIELLEKDITSSLERSDEILRRWSDISQGGIPEDLQKALNEQEQLYAAIIQDKKKIISDLQQKLKFQGDNYMKTLRSNAEEINVMTARMEDQKELVTKAYREELDQTKRLYQKEISILLTKDMEERDRDLEKLWKEELKRLKKRKEKLEEYKKDIHQICQEQSHTLNLTDLEHCSKRLTRERNQEKEKIRNLQLKPKIEWYKKREEVLLASLRNIESRLLREEKEMKKLKRICADRQKDVPKWSKVLSADYKRCIQKYERKKELVRHFAVADARRFQEVWLMIEAEVKQLAERALATDSAISHQIFGLSWKQPDLSLLELPSPIRPWKPAPEETQPVLQRRKSSQGTTDGSAESDIKSSDMTGKTEGAAVSVGCGPEWEEEKRSKEMQKEMMELLCSETDFLMEAKLLKLLAPLVDEEQAGVKLGSLLYTLGIDEEDLPQLTDFLLKYKQQQSEQTEETPKPSVTSSASELIHPNLVLPALKSFLQQRNSKRVSAQHLSTLWLAHARNDSKDAAYWESLGNIIPEEKVQMWDAAEKTLKQYHAVLTEISDLTLENERLMQKNMELRVKLNNRMKNDTDST; the protein is encoded by the exons ATGCCAAGGCggtgcagcagaggagacagcaGGCCAAAGTTCAAAGCAATAG AGCTGCTGGAAAAGGACATAACGTCAAGCCTGGAAAGATCTGATGAGATATTGAGAAGATGGTCGGATATCAGCCAGGGGGGGATCCCCGAGGACCTGCAGAAAGCTTTAAACGAGCAGGAGCAGCTCTATGCCGCTATCAtacaagacaagaaaaaaatcattagtgaccttcagcAG AAGCTAAAGTTCCAAGGTGATAACTATATGAAGACCTTGAGGAGCAATGCAGAGGAGATTAATGTGATGACTGCGCGGATGGAGGACCAAAAGGAACTTGTGACAAAAGCCTACCGGGAGGAGCTAGACCAAACCAAG AGACTTTATCAGAAGGAAATAAGTATCTTACTCACAAAAGACATGGAAGAAAGGGACCGGGACCTGGAGAAACTTTGGAAGGAAGAG CTCAAGAGGCTGAAGAAGAGGAAAGAGAAGTTGGAGGAATACAAGAAGGACATTCATCAGATCTGTCAGGAACAGAGTCATACCTTGAATCTCACAGATTTAGAACATTGTTCAAAACGTCTG ACCAGGGAGAGAAATCAGGAGAAGGAAAAGATCCGCAATCTGCAGCTGAAACCTAAAATCGAATGGTACAAGAAACGGGAAGAAGTTCTTTTGGCTTCATTGAGGAACATCGAGAGCAGGCtcctcag GGAggagaaagaaatgaaaaagctAAAGAGGATCTGCGCCGATCGACAGAAAGATGTTCCAAAGTGGAGTAAAGTTTTGTCTGCAGATTACAAGCGCTGCATCCAGAAGTACGAACGCAAAAAAGAGCTGGTCAG GCACTTTGCTGTTGCCGACGCCAGACGTTTCCAGGAGGTGTGGCTGATGATTGAAGCCGAGGTTAAGCAGTTAGCAGAGCGAGCCTTGGCCACAGACTCAGCGATCTCCCACCAAATCTTTGGTTTATCCTGGAAGCAGCCGGATTTGAGCCTGTTGGAGCTCCCCAGTCCCATCAGGCCCTGGAAGCCAGCCCCAGAGGAAACCCAGCCAGTGCTTCAAAGGAGGAAGAGCAGCCAGGGCACGACTGATGGTTCTGCTGAGTCAGACATCAAGAGCTCGGACATGACGGGGAAGACGGAAGGGGCGGCAGTCTCTGTCGGCTGTGGTCCTGAATGGGAGGAAGAAAAGCGGTCCAAGGAGATGCAGAAAGAAATGATGGAGCTCCTGTGTAGTGAAACG GACTTCCTGATGGAAGCCAAACTCCTGaagctgctggctcctctgGTGGACGAGGAACAGGCCGGAGTAAAGCTGGGCTCCCTCCTTTAC ACTCTGGGGATCGACGAAGAGGATCTGCCCCAGCTGACTGATTTCTTGTTGAAGTacaagcagcagcagagtgAGCAGACTGAG GAGACACCTAAGCCCAGTGTTACAAGCTCCGCCTCTGAGCTCATCCACCCTAACCTCGTACTTCCTGCTCTCAAAAGTTTCCTCCAGCAACGAAATTCCAA GAGGGTCTCAGCTCAGCATCTTTCCACACTGTGGCTGGCACACGCTCGCAACGATTCCAAGGATGCAGCGTATTGGGAGAGCCTAGGGAACATCATCCCAGAGGAGAAGGTTCAGATGTGGGATGCTGCAGAGAAAACTCTAAAGCAGTACCA CGCTGTGCTGACAGAGATCTCTGATCTTACTCTGGAGAATGAGCGTCTGATGCAGAAGAACATGGAGCTGCGCGTTAAACTCAACA atcggatgaagaatgacacagATTCAACATGA
- the slc7a4 gene encoding cationic amino acid transporter 4, translating into MATCSRGCAPAVRFCQRLNRLKTLDGDMMATSLKRCLSTLDLTLMGVGGMVGSGLYVLTGTVAKDTAGPAVIISFIFAGIASLLAAFCYAEFGARIPKTGSAYMFTYVSVGEVWAFLIGWNVILENMIGGAAVARAWSGYLDSIFNHAIQNFTETHIMQWNVPFLAHYPDLLAAGVLVVASVFISFGVQVSSYLNHIFSTISMVVIAFILVFGFVLADPANWSQEHGGFAPYGMSGILAGSATCFYAFVGFDVIASSSEEAKNPQKAVPIATAVSLGLAAAAYILVSCVLTLMVPWRTLDPNSALADAFFRRGYSWAGIIVAVGSICAMNTVLLCNLFSLPRIVYAMAEDGLFFSVFARVNPVTKVPVNAILVFGILMSCMALIFDLEALVQFLSIGTLLAYTFVAASVIVLRFQPEKAGSKDTATTSPNANAEVSPAPSECQTTAEDSEEPKQYESFSDKLQLVERQKTRERRGVGLLRAYWEPCLDRLLGDCEPGEVVAFCVTILIVSSVSLCAVLEFGNEQLQFPVWCFTMLVVIFSLAYVISLALIWIHEPQRDAKTFQVPLVPLTPAASILFNVFLMMKLSLLTWIRFTVWIAIGLLVYFGYGIWHSKEGLKELQPKDMAARYVVLPSGSLVETVQSVQPDGQVVTSAPQLSPSAAPTAAEASGKR; encoded by the exons ATGGCGACTTGTTCGAGGGGCTGTGCGCCGGCCGTGCGCTTTTGTCAAAGACTGAACCGGCTCAAGACGCTCGACGGTGACATGATGGCGACTTCCCTGAAGCGCTGCCTCTCCACGCTGGACCTGACCCTGATGGGCGTGGGGGGCATGGTCGGCTCCGGGCTGTACGTCCTGACGGGAACGGTGGCCAAAGACACGGCCGGACCGGCCGTCATCATATCCTTCATTTTTGCAGGTATCGCTTCTCTACTGGCTGCCTTCTGTTATGCGGAGTTCGGAGCTCGCATCCCTAAAACGGGATCTGCGTATATGTTCACCTATGTGTCTGTGGGAGAAGTGTGGGCCTTTCTCATTGGCTGGAATGTGATTCTGGAAAACATGATCGGCGGCGCTGCCGTAGCGCGGGCCTGGAGCGGCTATCTGGACTCGATTTTTAACCACGCCATCCAGAACTTCACGGAAACACACATCATGCAGTGGAACGTGCCCTTCCTCGCCCATTACCCCGACCTCCTGGCCGCAGGAGTCCTGGTGGTCGCCTCTGTCTTCATTTCCTTCGGAGTTCAAGTGTCCTCGTACCTGAACCACATCTTCTCCACCATCAGCATGGTGGTCATTGCTTTCATCTTGGTCTTTGGCTTTGTGCTCGCCGATCCTGCCAACTGGAGCCAGGAGCACGGCGGCTTCGCGCCTTACGGGATGTCGGGGATCCTGGCGGGCTCGGCCACGTGCTTCTACGCGTTCGTGGGCTTCGATGTGATTGCCTCCTCCAGCGAGGAAGCCAAAAATCCTCAGAAGGCCGTCCCCATCGCCACCGCTGTCTCTCTTGGGCTCGCGGCGGCAGCCTACATCCTGGTGTCCTGCGTGCTCACGCTGATGGTACCCTGGCGTACCCTGGACCCCAACTCAGCCCTGGCGGACGCCTTTTTCCGCCGCGGCTACAGTTGGGCGGGAATCATCGTGGCTGTGGGTTCCATCTGTG CCATGAACACTGTGCTCCTCTGCAATCTCTTCTCCCTCCCTCGGATTGTGTATGCCATGGCAGAGGACGGGTTGTTCTTCTCCGTTTTCGCCAGGGTCAACCCTGTCACCAAAGTTCCCGTCAACGCTATTCTAGTGTTTGGAATCCTCATGTCCTGCATGGCTTTGATCTTTGACCTGGAGGCCTTGGTTCAGTTCCTGTCTATCGGGACTCTCCTCGCCTACACCTTTGTGGCGGCGAGTGTTATTGTGCTGCGCTTCCAGCCTGAGAAGGCCGGCTCCAAGGACACCGCGACCACGTCGCCCAACGCCAATGCCGAGGTCTCCCCTGCTCCCTCGGAGTGCCAGACCACAGCTGAAGACAGCGAGGAGCCCAAGCAGTACGAGTCCTTCTCCGACAAACTCCAGCTGGTGGAGAGGCAGAAGACGAGAGAGCGGCGTGGGGTGGGGCTTCTCAGGGCCTACTGGGAACCCTGCCTGGACAGGCTGCTGGGGGACTGTGAACCGGGCGAAGTGGTGGCTTTCTGTGTGACCATCCTGATTGTGAGCTCAGTGTCCCTCTGTGCTGTACTGGAGTTTGGAAATGAACAGCTACAGTTCCCGGTCTGGTGCTTCACGATGCTCGTTGTGATTTTTAGCTTAGCGTATGTTATCAGCCTGGCGCTTATATGGATTCATGAGCCACAAAGAGACGCCAAAACATTCCAG GTACCTTTAGTtcctctgactccagctgccaGCATCCTCTTCAATGTATTCCTGATGATGAAGCTAAGCCTTCTCACCTGGATTCGGTTTACAGTGTGGATTGCTATAG GTCTCCTTGTGTATTTTGGCTATGGGATCTGGCACAGCAAAGAGggactgaaggagctgcagcccAAAGACATGGCCGCCCGCTATGTGGTGCTACCCAGCGGCAGCCTGGTGGAGACGGTGCAGTCCGTTCAGCCCGACGGCCAAGTGGTCACCTCAGCGCCCCAACTCAGCCCTTCCGCCGCCCCGACAGCCGCCGAGGCTTCTGGGAAGAGATAA